A region of Pyxidicoccus parkwaysis DNA encodes the following proteins:
- a CDS encoding DUF1318 domain-containing protein — protein MNHRGLLLLAALAAPGCIRAPEIVMVDRATALEEQASGSFKDVELRLARAAMSPTPVPLTPNQLEDLGLQPAPLVENLGRTQADRVDELLRRHCVGEGKDGLLVDTRRQCLAGRLSADDVALMERVNQARHHLWQWMRTVRPGVPEESLRQSWHRVHAEGVVCGGWVESANGAWGEKKC, from the coding sequence ATGAATCACCGCGGGTTGCTGCTGCTCGCCGCCCTCGCCGCTCCCGGGTGCATCCGCGCGCCGGAAATCGTCATGGTCGACCGCGCGACGGCGCTGGAGGAACAGGCCTCGGGCTCGTTCAAGGACGTGGAGTTGCGGCTCGCCCGCGCGGCCATGAGTCCGACGCCGGTGCCGCTCACGCCCAACCAACTGGAGGACCTGGGCCTCCAGCCCGCGCCACTGGTCGAGAACCTGGGCAGGACGCAGGCGGACCGCGTCGACGAGTTGCTGCGGCGCCACTGCGTGGGTGAGGGCAAGGACGGGCTGCTGGTGGACACGCGGCGCCAGTGCCTGGCCGGACGCCTGTCGGCGGATGACGTGGCGTTGATGGAGCGGGTGAATCAAGCCCGGCACCACCTGTGGCAGTGGATGCGGACGGTGCGCCCCGGCGTGCCCGAGGAGTCGCTGCGTCAAAGCTGGCACCGGGTGCATGCGGAGGGCGTGGTCTGCGGCGGCTGGGTGGAGTCCGCCAACGGCGCCTGGGGAGAGAAGAAGTGCTGA
- a CDS encoding PD40 domain-containing protein, translating into MLTPRGGCFLVLALLLASGARAQDDESDTGLRTPTRLTVGEGDHYLGQLTPDGNTLLFASNRNIATEIYAQDMEGGRERRLFDEGADVTWPRVSPDGKHLLYISFRNQASGQLCVRDLPGAEERRCLEEETSALQAEWMDGSHIALVSRATIQGDLRLSRVTVAKVMSATPLVERNLTSPTLSPDGRWLVYVPVERSVRQVGPGFAARAAPHLEAVRLDQTGAKPRPLALDLPGQTGQPVFARDGRSLYVVQFFTDSNADGVIDASDSGVLFRVPFATEKDDAPELAAASSPDQLTSVAWSCEYPAPSAEFLIATCSRDHSLDVYQLPLDGQVPGNWDVPRLNEELGMVGRRADLLLLYRQRLLREERPKPRRLLMMRLSMLHLSFEDFDAAAFYADHMRQVSDPATAGLAEPLKLLIDHRRDMKERERGRMVDELADTERQRMASLQPDAAPSPPSAMFQHVVRSELAEDAGDFTLARKELEAAQTTDTTPRAVLEAWYERADALYRKLDDREALVEAGRQLSVNKVFKADDQLDFARAAARALYRGRPYDEADAAMASALAAAPAGSAYAFALEMGRHVNALHEERPPRPVRDALVAFYKQQQDPLRRRALVQDAVERASGLGADGVLEALATLYVDDAPAGTEERRRAERLFRRALMGRAYRRLGRERLDDARADFDLVTKRTGSLESAVESMSLRLRAGVSPELVEKEVTTTSASMARPLAHFVKAYLLARRLPELDDGAHKQAVETAIKELRASWKELKNQRAVQALYGAIQHEDFLRSRDPAAAERANRHYLIALDLVRNNVRYKAMLLGALGLLHTQVGNFYIALGYLEQRDTLPYMDNAAGLAVSMARARALLHVGREEEAAKAADKALAMVDATPKLAEHATLVLDRAALYNLAAGRFERALALYDRELPLLEAGAPDSEGLRNRLVVRLARCAAELGVNQPQRALEDLALVDKDLSTPAVQATLRWLRATPEHVQRSYRIIAAGLRANAESRLGRMDAAARSLEQRRELFLEQFDDSDRDEDLRAATLAELRLAENAVDRKDSARAAHWLGQAMAHADKLMERTHARVDAGQMDVLWFAAQLHADGNTPMPFDVPLRLGQAHQTLIDQRNPSWRSNLAWFEVYLALGEHPPSEVRDTLARPEQP; encoded by the coding sequence GTGCTGACGCCCCGGGGCGGGTGCTTCCTCGTCCTCGCCCTGCTCCTCGCGAGCGGAGCCCGGGCGCAGGACGACGAGAGCGACACGGGCCTGCGCACGCCCACCCGGCTCACCGTGGGCGAGGGAGACCACTACCTGGGGCAGTTGACGCCCGACGGGAATACGCTGCTCTTCGCGTCCAACCGCAACATCGCGACGGAAATCTACGCGCAGGACATGGAGGGGGGACGCGAGCGTCGCCTCTTCGATGAAGGCGCGGACGTGACGTGGCCGCGCGTCAGCCCCGACGGAAAACACCTGCTCTACATCTCGTTCCGGAACCAGGCCAGCGGGCAGCTGTGCGTGAGGGACTTGCCGGGCGCGGAAGAGCGCCGCTGCCTCGAGGAGGAGACCAGCGCGCTGCAGGCGGAGTGGATGGATGGCTCGCACATCGCGCTGGTGAGCCGGGCGACCATCCAGGGCGACCTGCGCCTGTCGCGCGTCACGGTGGCGAAGGTGATGAGCGCGACGCCCCTCGTCGAACGCAACCTGACCAGCCCCACCCTCTCACCCGATGGACGCTGGCTGGTGTACGTCCCCGTCGAGCGCTCCGTGCGACAGGTGGGCCCCGGCTTCGCCGCGCGCGCCGCGCCCCACCTGGAGGCAGTGCGGCTGGACCAGACAGGCGCGAAGCCCAGGCCGCTGGCGCTCGATTTGCCCGGGCAGACGGGACAGCCGGTGTTCGCGCGCGATGGGCGCTCGCTGTACGTGGTGCAGTTCTTCACCGACTCCAATGCGGACGGCGTGATTGACGCCAGCGACAGCGGCGTGCTGTTCCGCGTGCCCTTCGCCACCGAGAAGGACGACGCGCCCGAGCTGGCCGCCGCCTCCAGTCCGGACCAGCTCACCAGCGTGGCCTGGAGCTGCGAGTACCCGGCCCCCTCGGCCGAGTTCCTCATCGCGACGTGCTCGAGAGACCACTCGCTGGACGTGTATCAGCTACCGCTGGATGGCCAGGTGCCCGGCAACTGGGACGTGCCACGGCTCAACGAGGAACTGGGCATGGTCGGCCGGCGCGCGGACCTCCTCCTGCTCTATCGCCAGCGCCTGCTACGCGAGGAGCGGCCCAAGCCCCGCCGGCTGCTGATGATGCGCCTGAGCATGCTGCACCTGTCCTTCGAGGACTTCGATGCGGCGGCGTTCTACGCCGACCACATGCGCCAGGTGAGCGACCCCGCCACCGCGGGACTGGCGGAGCCGCTGAAGCTGCTCATCGACCACCGGCGCGACATGAAGGAGCGCGAGCGCGGACGCATGGTGGACGAGCTGGCCGACACCGAGCGGCAGCGCATGGCCTCACTGCAACCCGACGCCGCGCCCAGCCCGCCGTCCGCCATGTTCCAGCACGTGGTGCGCAGCGAGCTGGCGGAGGATGCCGGCGACTTCACGCTGGCGAGGAAGGAATTGGAGGCGGCCCAAACCACGGACACCACGCCACGCGCGGTGCTGGAGGCCTGGTACGAGCGGGCGGACGCGCTGTACCGCAAGCTCGATGACCGCGAGGCCCTGGTCGAGGCCGGCCGCCAATTGTCCGTGAACAAGGTGTTCAAGGCGGACGACCAGCTCGACTTCGCGCGCGCCGCCGCCCGTGCCCTGTACCGGGGCCGTCCCTATGACGAGGCGGATGCCGCCATGGCCAGCGCGCTCGCGGCGGCTCCCGCCGGCTCGGCGTATGCGTTTGCCCTGGAGATGGGCCGGCACGTCAATGCGTTGCATGAGGAGCGTCCGCCCCGTCCCGTCCGGGATGCACTGGTCGCCTTCTATAAGCAGCAGCAGGACCCGCTCCGGCGGCGTGCGCTGGTGCAGGACGCCGTCGAGCGCGCATCGGGCCTCGGCGCCGATGGCGTGCTGGAGGCGCTGGCCACGCTCTACGTCGATGACGCCCCGGCCGGCACCGAGGAGCGCCGCAGGGCGGAGCGGCTGTTCCGCCGCGCGCTGATGGGCCGCGCCTACCGGCGGTTGGGACGGGAGCGCCTGGACGACGCGCGCGCCGACTTCGACCTGGTGACGAAGCGGACGGGCTCACTGGAGAGCGCGGTTGAATCCATGAGCCTGCGGCTGCGGGCTGGCGTCAGCCCCGAACTGGTGGAGAAGGAAGTCACCACCACCTCCGCGAGCATGGCCAGACCGCTCGCGCACTTCGTGAAGGCCTACCTCCTGGCGCGCAGGCTGCCCGAATTGGATGACGGCGCCCACAAGCAGGCGGTGGAGACGGCCATCAAGGAGTTGCGCGCCTCGTGGAAGGAGCTGAAGAACCAGCGCGCGGTGCAGGCCCTGTATGGCGCCATCCAGCACGAGGACTTCCTCCGTAGCAGAGACCCCGCCGCCGCCGAGCGCGCCAACCGGCACTACCTGATTGCGCTGGACCTGGTGCGCAACAACGTCCGCTACAAGGCCATGCTCCTCGGCGCGCTGGGGCTGCTGCACACGCAGGTGGGCAACTTCTACATCGCCCTCGGTTACCTGGAGCAGCGGGACACGCTGCCGTACATGGACAATGCCGCGGGGCTGGCGGTGTCCATGGCCCGCGCCCGGGCGCTGCTGCACGTCGGCCGCGAAGAGGAGGCGGCGAAGGCGGCGGACAAGGCCCTGGCCATGGTGGATGCCACCCCGAAGCTGGCCGAGCACGCCACTCTCGTGCTGGACCGCGCGGCGCTCTACAACCTCGCCGCGGGCCGCTTCGAGCGCGCGCTGGCGCTCTATGACCGCGAGCTGCCCCTCCTGGAGGCGGGCGCTCCCGACTCGGAGGGGCTGCGCAACCGGCTGGTGGTGCGGCTGGCCCGCTGCGCCGCGGAGCTGGGAGTGAATCAGCCCCAGCGCGCGCTGGAGGACCTGGCCCTCGTGGACAAGGACCTCTCGACTCCCGCAGTACAGGCCACGCTGCGCTGGCTTCGCGCCACGCCCGAGCACGTCCAGCGCTCCTACCGCATCATCGCCGCGGGCCTGCGCGCCAACGCGGAGAGCCGGCTCGGACGGATGGACGCCGCCGCGCGCTCTCTCGAGCAGCGGCGGGAGCTGTTCCTGGAGCAGTTCGACGACTCGGACCGGGACGAGGACCTGCGCGCGGCAACGCTGGCGGAGCTGCGGCTGGCCGAGAACGCCGTGGACCGCAAGGACTCGGCGCGGGCGGCCCACTGGCTGGGGCAGGCAATGGCGCACGCCGACAAACTGATGGAGCGCACCCACGCACGCGTCGATGCGGGGCAGATGGATGTGCTCTGGTTCGCGGCGCAGTTGCACGCGGATGGGAACACGCCGATGCCCTTCGACGTGCCCCTGCGCCTGGGGCAGGCCCACCAGACCCTCATCGACCAGCGCAATCCTTCGTGGCGCTCGAACCTGGCGTGGTTCGAAGTGTACCTGGCGCTCGGCGAGCACCCGCCTTCGGAGGTCCGCGACACGCTGGCACGGCCGGAACAACCGTGA
- a CDS encoding L,D-transpeptidase family protein produces the protein MSTTPSDSHTLLNDRFSNEPSLAQVLEGSSALGRNSRGPAVLAVQQALIDMGFSLHGGADGAFGPQTHKAVRNFQLHARSAFPDVQPTGVVEAATLRALDLLAPLPKQRGQARNIPVPRYDGTPLRVLVVKNEHRTFLFDAKGLLQGIFGNAVGASATPTNTGLKKVNKKLGAEDARELGLKLWGGLVFGPRIIDLSWADGSRSGEELHGTNAPPRLGEDVSHGCIRHENAAILVLFDAVRVGDWVAIVESVRDSRLGAPATGLPDVAGAVASR, from the coding sequence ATGTCCACGACTCCGTCGGATTCCCACACGCTTCTCAATGACCGCTTCTCCAACGAGCCCTCGCTGGCCCAGGTGCTCGAGGGCTCCTCGGCGCTCGGACGCAACTCCCGGGGCCCGGCCGTGCTGGCCGTGCAGCAGGCCCTCATCGACATGGGCTTCAGCCTGCACGGAGGCGCGGATGGCGCCTTCGGTCCGCAGACGCACAAGGCGGTCCGCAACTTCCAGCTACACGCCCGCTCGGCATTTCCCGACGTCCAGCCCACCGGCGTGGTGGAGGCCGCCACGCTGCGCGCCCTCGACCTGCTCGCGCCGCTCCCGAAGCAGCGCGGGCAGGCGCGCAACATCCCGGTGCCGCGCTACGACGGCACACCGCTGCGCGTGCTGGTGGTGAAGAACGAGCACCGGACCTTCCTCTTCGATGCGAAGGGCCTGCTGCAGGGCATTTTCGGCAACGCCGTGGGTGCGAGCGCCACGCCGACGAACACGGGCCTGAAGAAGGTGAACAAGAAGCTGGGCGCGGAGGACGCGCGCGAGCTGGGCCTGAAGCTGTGGGGAGGCCTCGTCTTCGGCCCGCGCATCATCGACCTGTCCTGGGCGGATGGCTCTCGCTCGGGCGAGGAGCTCCACGGCACCAACGCACCGCCACGGCTGGGCGAGGACGTCTCGCACGGCTGCATCCGCCACGAGAATGCCGCCATCCTCGTCCTCTTCGACGCCGTCAGGGTGGGGGACTGGGTGGCCATCGTCGAGAGCGTGCGGGACTCCCGCCTCGGTGCTCCGGCGACCGGGCTCCCTGACGTCGCGGGAGCCGTGGCTTCGCGCTGA
- a CDS encoding polysaccharide deacetylase family protein, protein MNPTPGVILTFDDGPLDDKGTDKALKNILDILDANRVQGVFYVLGEEVKKQPALVRLISERGHILQSHAWSHVQLPRLPEAQLRDELQRTQDLIFQTVGVRPNRLRPPYGAGFVGAKSPMLQKVATELSLQLTGWDVDTNDWKAPRGLVDTKKCEPSRSHWRGLYGKWGRPLDILMHVQQATANDLKDYISGLRAEGWELRTYGDPPQRPSVSVA, encoded by the coding sequence ATGAATCCCACGCCTGGTGTCATCCTCACTTTTGATGACGGCCCGCTCGACGACAAGGGCACGGACAAGGCCCTGAAGAACATCCTCGACATCCTGGATGCCAATCGCGTCCAGGGCGTCTTCTACGTGCTGGGTGAGGAGGTGAAGAAGCAGCCCGCACTGGTCCGGCTCATCTCGGAGCGCGGCCACATCCTCCAGAGTCACGCCTGGAGCCACGTGCAGCTGCCCAGGTTGCCCGAGGCGCAGCTGCGCGACGAGCTCCAGCGGACGCAGGACCTCATCTTCCAGACGGTGGGCGTGCGGCCCAACCGCTTGCGGCCTCCGTACGGCGCCGGGTTCGTGGGCGCGAAGAGCCCGATGCTGCAGAAGGTGGCGACGGAGCTGAGCCTCCAGCTCACCGGCTGGGACGTGGACACCAACGACTGGAAGGCGCCCCGGGGGCTGGTCGACACGAAGAAGTGCGAGCCGTCCCGAAGTCACTGGAGGGGGCTCTACGGCAAATGGGGCCGGCCGCTGGACATCCTCATGCACGTGCAGCAGGCCACGGCCAACGACTTGAAGGACTACATCTCCGGCCTCCGTGCGGAGGGCTGGGAGCTCCGGACCTATGGAGACCCGCCCCAGCGGCCGTCGGTGTCGGTCGCCTGA
- a CDS encoding type II toxin-antitoxin system PemK/MazF family toxin codes for MTTDPGTPTGSPPARINRGDVFWIAPDDSRGPVPEYSHPHVVVQDDVFNHSRITTVVVCALTSNLHRASEPGNVLLEPGEGNLPKQSVVVVSQISSVEKARLGERIGSLSDARVEQILAGLRFQQVSFFRR; via the coding sequence ATGACGACGGACCCAGGAACACCCACGGGCAGCCCTCCCGCGCGCATCAACCGCGGTGACGTGTTCTGGATTGCGCCAGATGACTCACGAGGGCCTGTCCCGGAGTACTCCCATCCGCACGTGGTGGTGCAGGACGACGTCTTCAACCACTCGCGAATCACCACCGTGGTCGTCTGCGCACTGACGTCGAACCTGCACCGGGCCAGCGAGCCGGGGAACGTCCTGCTCGAGCCAGGCGAGGGGAACCTTCCCAAGCAGAGCGTCGTCGTCGTGTCGCAAATCTCCTCGGTCGAAAAGGCCCGCCTGGGTGAGCGCATCGGCTCGCTGTCCGATGCGCGGGTGGAGCAGATTCTGGCCGGCCTGCGCTTCCAGCAGGTGTCGTTCTTCCGGCGCTGA
- a CDS encoding M57 family metalloprotease: MNPIRKNKTRSLVALAACSALAFGCGEQPTDPQEIVDNLLQAGFPADDIRVVGDAVYVGRDAEVSLEASREMLQAPASSEEQYRTTNTVSATVTKICVNGPGFTGVFSTALDLAIQNYEELPLTFSMARAPSSGCSYTINAVIDPNLNGGVAGFPSGGLPYSTITIGGQLSQYGVDTIEHVITHELGHTIGFRHADYYNRAISCGSGGNEGDAGVGAILIPGTPSTAAVGGSYMNSCFRASETGEMTGSDLTAVLAMYGSAPTTLSFRTATGNYLVAENGGGAYVAANRTAIGPWERFVYVDVNGGQLLNNDIINLRAADGSFVVAENGGGGVVNANRPVAGAWEAFRIINLDGWNDFLSGDRVALQAANGQYVVAENGGGGAGSGSVNANRSSIGAWETFVITLQ, from the coding sequence GTGAATCCCATCCGCAAGAACAAGACACGCTCGCTCGTCGCACTCGCCGCTTGCAGCGCCCTGGCGTTTGGTTGTGGCGAACAGCCCACGGACCCGCAGGAAATCGTCGACAACCTCCTGCAGGCCGGCTTCCCCGCTGACGACATCCGCGTCGTCGGTGATGCCGTCTATGTCGGGCGCGACGCGGAGGTCTCCCTGGAGGCGTCTCGCGAGATGCTGCAGGCCCCCGCCTCCTCCGAGGAGCAGTACCGCACCACCAACACCGTCAGCGCGACCGTGACGAAAATCTGCGTCAACGGCCCGGGTTTCACCGGGGTGTTCAGCACGGCCCTCGACCTCGCCATCCAGAACTACGAGGAGCTGCCGCTCACCTTCTCGATGGCGCGGGCGCCGAGCAGCGGCTGTAGCTACACCATCAACGCCGTCATCGACCCGAACCTGAACGGCGGCGTGGCCGGCTTCCCGTCGGGTGGCCTGCCGTACTCGACCATCACCATCGGCGGCCAGCTCAGCCAGTACGGCGTCGACACCATCGAGCACGTCATCACGCACGAGCTCGGCCACACCATCGGGTTCCGTCACGCGGACTACTACAACCGCGCCATCAGCTGCGGTTCCGGCGGCAACGAGGGCGACGCAGGCGTCGGCGCCATCCTCATTCCGGGCACGCCGTCCACGGCGGCCGTCGGTGGCTCCTACATGAACTCCTGCTTCCGCGCGTCCGAGACGGGCGAGATGACCGGCAGCGACCTCACGGCGGTGCTCGCCATGTATGGCAGCGCTCCGACCACCCTGTCCTTCCGCACCGCGACCGGCAACTACCTGGTGGCCGAGAATGGCGGCGGTGCCTACGTGGCCGCCAATCGCACAGCCATCGGTCCGTGGGAGCGCTTCGTCTACGTCGACGTGAACGGAGGCCAACTGCTCAACAACGACATCATCAACCTGCGCGCCGCGGACGGCTCGTTCGTGGTGGCCGAGAATGGCGGCGGCGGCGTGGTCAACGCCAACCGCCCGGTCGCTGGAGCCTGGGAAGCCTTCCGCATCATCAACCTCGACGGCTGGAATGACTTCCTGTCGGGTGACCGCGTGGCCCTGCAGGCCGCCAACGGCCAGTACGTGGTGGCCGAAAACGGTGGCGGCGGCGCGGGCTCGGGCTCCGTGAATGCCAACCGCTCCTCCATTGGCGCCTGGGAGACGTTCGTCATCACCCTGCAGTGA
- a CDS encoding zinc-dependent metalloprotease: MLKRAAVLVVSCGALLSGCGDDARSENSENQEVISNLVQAGFQANDIHVIKDAVYVGGDAHVTLEASRELLQNGEGSKEHYRTTNLVDTSVVRKICINPTSTFLTYPLLSQGLDMAIANYNALGLCFTMVRGPATGCNANITANTMAGTGGSAGFPSGGRPYSSISIGVGLNSTNVDMVEHVITHELGHTIGLRHSDYYAQTGCGTSEGSAGVGAILIPGTPTTSLPGMSIMNACIPPNPTGEFTSYDITAIRYLYGGC, from the coding sequence ATGCTCAAGAGAGCGGCAGTCCTCGTGGTGAGCTGTGGCGCGTTGCTGTCCGGCTGTGGCGATGACGCGCGGAGCGAGAACAGCGAGAACCAGGAGGTCATCTCCAATCTGGTCCAGGCCGGGTTCCAGGCCAACGACATCCACGTCATCAAGGATGCCGTATACGTGGGAGGCGATGCTCACGTCACCCTCGAGGCGTCGCGGGAGCTGCTCCAGAACGGCGAGGGCAGCAAGGAGCACTACAGGACGACCAACCTCGTCGACACCTCCGTCGTGAGGAAGATCTGCATCAACCCTACCTCCACGTTCCTCACCTATCCCCTGCTCAGCCAGGGGCTCGACATGGCCATCGCCAACTACAACGCCCTGGGACTGTGCTTCACCATGGTGCGGGGCCCGGCCACCGGCTGCAACGCGAACATCACCGCGAACACCATGGCCGGCACCGGAGGCTCCGCGGGCTTCCCCTCGGGCGGCAGGCCCTACTCGTCCATCAGCATCGGCGTGGGGCTGAACTCCACCAACGTCGACATGGTCGAGCACGTCATCACCCACGAGCTCGGTCACACCATCGGGCTGCGCCACTCGGACTACTACGCTCAGACCGGGTGCGGCACCAGCGAAGGGAGCGCTGGCGTGGGTGCCATCCTCATCCCCGGGACGCCCACCACGTCCCTGCCGGGGATGTCCATCATGAACGCCTGCATCCCACCGAACCCCACCGGCGAGTTCACCAGCTATGACATCACCGCCATCCGGTACCTCTACGGCGGCTGCTGA
- a CDS encoding alpha/beta fold hydrolase — MERRQFLKWTGATFAAGVVSGCVSRVDTGRAVVGAAPSQPLDAAAFRATRRFANLPFGRIAYVERGSGDAALFLHGAPLNGFQWRGAIDRLSSSRRCIAPDFMGLGYSEVPEHQSLAADAQASMLAALLDALGISAVDIIASDSGGAVAQLFLVRHPERVRTLLLTDCDTEPNSPPPKVMPVIEMARAGTLADATARWLTDTALARSTFGAGVFRDPSRFAEETLEYYVTPLVSSPLRRAQYHAFHVALAPNPLAGIEADLRRSQVPVRMVWGASDDIFPQADAHYLDRTFPRSQGIRFVPGAKLFFQEEFPDVIAEEARRLWRVA; from the coding sequence ATGGAACGCAGACAGTTCTTGAAGTGGACCGGCGCCACGTTCGCCGCCGGTGTCGTCAGTGGTTGTGTGTCGCGCGTGGACACCGGCCGCGCGGTGGTGGGAGCGGCCCCGTCGCAACCGCTGGACGCGGCGGCGTTTCGAGCGACGCGGCGTTTCGCAAACCTCCCGTTCGGAAGGATTGCCTATGTCGAGCGCGGCTCGGGAGACGCGGCGCTGTTCCTCCACGGCGCACCGCTCAATGGCTTTCAATGGCGCGGCGCCATCGACAGGTTGTCCTCCTCGCGGCGATGTATCGCCCCGGACTTCATGGGCCTCGGCTACTCGGAGGTGCCGGAGCATCAGTCACTGGCGGCCGATGCCCAGGCCTCGATGCTCGCGGCGCTGCTCGACGCGCTTGGTATCTCCGCGGTCGACATCATCGCCAGTGACAGCGGGGGCGCAGTCGCGCAGTTGTTCCTGGTCCGTCACCCCGAGCGCGTCCGGACGCTGCTGCTGACGGACTGCGACACCGAGCCCAACAGCCCTCCACCCAAGGTCATGCCGGTGATTGAGATGGCACGCGCCGGGACACTCGCGGACGCAACCGCCCGCTGGCTGACCGACACGGCGCTGGCGCGCTCGACGTTCGGCGCGGGCGTCTTTCGGGACCCCAGCCGCTTCGCCGAGGAGACCCTCGAGTACTACGTCACGCCGCTGGTGAGCTCGCCGTTGCGCAGGGCTCAGTACCACGCGTTCCACGTCGCGCTGGCGCCCAACCCGCTGGCCGGCATCGAAGCGGACCTCCGCCGCAGCCAGGTCCCGGTGCGAATGGTGTGGGGCGCGAGCGATGACATCTTCCCGCAGGCGGACGCGCACTACCTCGACCGCACGTTCCCCCGCTCCCAGGGCATCCGCTTCGTGCCCGGAGCGAAGCTGTTCTTCCAGGAGGAGTTCCCTGACGTCATCGCCGAGGAGGCGCGGCGCTTGTGGCGTGTGGCCTGA
- a CDS encoding helix-turn-helix domain-containing protein: MSDRPSCYPGPPAALLSGVDPRRLPLLDVLTSPVPSGLFNSPVDGRHVLCLHVGDPVPVTYRVGNHERKGVRLNGQYCVVPAGSSTRWTVSRPATSLLLRLTPLLLRDTGEAMGLGSRSAELDPAIHIRDAQVERIGWMMQAEDHDGYPGGRLFTDSLASALAARLLALQTRKGTSDDRPVHALPAWRLRHVLEYIEAHLDEDLTLAELAGVAGFSLSHFKPLFKKATGMPVHRFVLERRVERARLRLLEGGATLTDIALEAGFAHPSHMARCMRRVLGLSPSQVRAQGPGEPRLRVRPGRAS; the protein is encoded by the coding sequence ATGAGCGACAGACCCTCGTGCTACCCGGGCCCTCCGGCCGCGCTGCTGTCGGGCGTAGACCCCAGGCGCCTGCCGCTACTCGACGTGCTCACGTCCCCCGTTCCCTCCGGGCTGTTCAACTCGCCGGTGGATGGCCGTCACGTGCTCTGTCTCCACGTAGGCGACCCGGTCCCCGTCACCTACCGTGTGGGCAACCATGAGCGGAAGGGAGTCCGGCTCAATGGGCAGTACTGCGTCGTGCCCGCGGGCTCCAGCACCCGGTGGACGGTGTCCCGGCCCGCGACGTCGCTGCTGCTCCGGCTGACGCCCTTGCTCCTGCGGGACACCGGAGAGGCGATGGGCCTGGGCTCGCGAAGCGCGGAGCTCGACCCCGCGATTCACATCCGCGACGCCCAGGTCGAGCGCATCGGCTGGATGATGCAGGCGGAGGACCATGACGGCTATCCGGGCGGCCGGCTGTTCACGGACAGCCTCGCCTCCGCGCTCGCCGCGCGCCTCCTGGCGCTCCAGACGCGCAAGGGCACCTCGGATGACAGGCCCGTGCACGCGCTGCCGGCGTGGCGGCTGCGCCACGTGCTCGAATACATCGAGGCGCACCTCGACGAAGACCTCACCCTCGCCGAGCTCGCGGGCGTGGCGGGCTTCAGCCTGTCGCACTTCAAGCCGCTGTTCAAAAAGGCCACGGGCATGCCGGTCCATCGCTTCGTGCTCGAGCGCCGCGTGGAGCGCGCGCGGCTGCGCCTGCTCGAAGGCGGAGCAACCCTGACGGACATCGCGCTGGAGGCGGGCTTCGCGCACCCGAGCCACATGGCCCGCTGCATGCGCCGCGTGCTGGGGTTGAGCCCCTCGCAGGTGCGTGCCCAGGGCCCTGGCGAGCCCCGGCTCCGTGTCAGGCCGGGCCGCGCTTCCTGA